In Streptomyces sp. RFCAC02, the following proteins share a genomic window:
- a CDS encoding class I SAM-dependent methyltransferase, with the protein MTDRSTDHATEEPFAALPRGGPRASRLDRRYETDRPEHLDGTERPDRSARVLRGLDRMHRLTGGHRVFTRRTLALARADGAPAPRVLELGAGHGGLARRLLAADPAVRLTVSDIDPATVRALREGPLGRHPRADVLRLDATAMDAPDGGFDLAVFALSLHHLPPPAVVRVLREGTRVARRLLLIDGWRHPAYLAAVPLLFLTGGPAHVHDGVISFRKMYSPAALREMAGPRGADVRLTTRFVPPGYLEAVATARPRA; encoded by the coding sequence ATGACGGACCGCAGCACGGACCATGCGACGGAGGAACCGTTCGCCGCCCTGCCACGCGGCGGCCCCCGTGCCTCCCGCCTCGACCGCCGCTACGAGACCGACCGGCCGGAACACCTCGACGGCACCGAACGCCCCGACCGCTCCGCCCGCGTCCTGCGCGGCCTCGACCGCATGCACCGCCTGACGGGCGGGCACCGCGTCTTCACCCGCCGCACGCTCGCCCTCGCCCGCGCGGACGGCGCCCCGGCCCCGCGCGTCCTCGAACTCGGCGCGGGACACGGCGGCCTCGCACGCCGGCTGCTCGCCGCCGACCCGGCCGTACGGCTGACCGTCAGCGACATCGACCCCGCGACCGTCCGCGCGCTGCGCGAGGGACCCCTCGGACGGCATCCGCGGGCCGACGTCCTGCGCCTCGACGCCACGGCCATGGACGCGCCCGACGGCGGCTTCGACCTCGCCGTCTTCGCGCTGTCGCTCCACCACCTGCCGCCGCCCGCCGTCGTCCGGGTGCTGCGGGAGGGCACACGCGTCGCACGCCGCCTCCTGCTGATCGACGGCTGGCGCCACCCGGCGTACCTGGCCGCGGTGCCCCTGCTGTTCCTCACGGGCGGCCCGGCGCACGTCCACGACGGCGTCATCAGCTTCCGCAAGATGTACAGCCCGGCCGCGCTGCGGGAGATGGCAGGCCCGCGCGGCGCGGACGTACGACTGACGACGCGGTTCGTGCCGCCGGGCTACCTGGAGGCCGTCGCGACCGCCCGCCCGCGCGCCTGA
- a CDS encoding siderophore-interacting protein, whose protein sequence is MNDRPAPPARRRVTHRGRVLRTERLTPHMIRVVLGGDGLAEFRADEWTDHYVKLLFPAPGAVYPEPFDMAAIRETLPRDQWPRTRTYTVRAWDAAARELTIDFVHHGTSGIAGPWADAARPGDELLFMGPGGAYRPDPEADWHLLAGDESALPAIAAALEALPDEAPAHVLVEVEGPDEEQKLHSPGDARIVWLHRGGRPVGEALVEAVTALEFPEGRAHVFVHGEAHAVKELRRLLRIDRGLTREQLSISGYWRLGKDEDGWQSSKREWNQRIEEEQEGAAPAGD, encoded by the coding sequence ATGAACGACCGTCCGGCACCGCCCGCCCGCCGCAGGGTCACGCACCGGGGGCGCGTCCTGCGCACCGAACGCCTCACGCCGCACATGATCCGCGTCGTGCTGGGCGGCGACGGCCTCGCCGAGTTCCGCGCGGACGAGTGGACCGACCACTACGTGAAGCTGCTGTTCCCGGCCCCCGGGGCCGTCTACCCCGAGCCGTTCGACATGGCGGCGATCCGGGAGACCCTGCCGCGCGACCAGTGGCCGCGCACCCGCACCTACACCGTCCGCGCCTGGGACGCGGCCGCGCGCGAGCTGACGATCGACTTCGTGCACCACGGCACGTCCGGCATCGCCGGCCCCTGGGCCGACGCGGCGCGGCCCGGCGACGAGCTGCTGTTCATGGGTCCCGGCGGCGCGTACCGGCCCGACCCCGAGGCCGACTGGCACCTGCTGGCCGGTGACGAGAGCGCCCTGCCGGCGATCGCGGCGGCCCTCGAGGCCCTGCCGGACGAGGCGCCCGCGCACGTCCTCGTCGAGGTCGAGGGACCCGACGAGGAACAGAAGCTGCACTCGCCGGGCGACGCGCGGATCGTGTGGCTGCACCGGGGCGGGCGGCCCGTCGGCGAGGCGCTGGTGGAGGCCGTGACGGCGCTGGAGTTCCCCGAGGGGCGCGCCCATGTGTTCGTGCACGGTGAGGCGCACGCCGTGAAGGAGCTGCGGAGGCTGCTGCGGATCGACCGCGGTCTGACGCGCGAGCAGCTCTCCATCTCGGGCTACTGGCGGCTCGGGAAGGACGAGGACGGCTGGCAGTCGTCCAAGCGCGAGTGGAACCAGCGCATCGAGGAGGAGCAGGAGGGCGCCGCCCCCGCCGGGGACTGA
- a CDS encoding MFS transporter: MSSPSPTAVPDSGAPAGGRRAWAVWAVGVLAYGLSVMQRTSLGATGLDASEHFGVSPTALSVFVFVQVIVYLTMQIPAGLIVDRWGTRRTVAVSGTVTACGQLLMALAPGVPVAVLGRVVVGAGDALTFVAVLALLPRWFPARRVPLITQITMILGQSGQILSAMPFLALLHGVGWPGAFGSAAALSLLGGVLAVAVVRDAPAGARVPARDPVSAREILRQLRVIWRRPGTRLGFFGHMVTQFPMTVFSLLWGVPYLVSAQGLSSGAASALLTLFVVCAMGIGPVLGVLTTRCPRRRSWLLLGVAGAAASAWTAVLALPGPAPLWLLVVLVVVLSAGGPGSVVGFDIARTSNPPRSFAVAQSMVNIGGFSASLAVLFLVGVVLDAAGGYTFDAFRLAWLVQYPFWALAVTGVLVTRRKARRVLAEERVVASGGGAEPVRAAGDAPARA; this comes from the coding sequence ATGTCCTCGCCGTCGCCCACGGCCGTCCCCGACAGCGGCGCACCGGCGGGAGGCCGGCGGGCCTGGGCCGTCTGGGCGGTCGGGGTGCTGGCGTACGGGCTGTCGGTGATGCAGCGGACGTCGCTCGGCGCGACGGGACTCGACGCGTCCGAGCACTTCGGCGTCTCCCCCACGGCCCTGTCGGTCTTCGTGTTCGTGCAGGTCATCGTCTACCTGACGATGCAGATACCGGCCGGGCTGATCGTGGACCGGTGGGGGACGCGGCGGACCGTGGCGGTGAGCGGCACCGTCACGGCGTGCGGCCAGCTCCTGATGGCGCTGGCGCCGGGCGTGCCGGTGGCCGTGCTGGGGCGGGTGGTCGTCGGGGCGGGCGACGCGCTGACGTTCGTCGCGGTGCTCGCGCTGCTGCCGCGCTGGTTCCCGGCGCGGCGGGTCCCGCTGATCACGCAGATCACGATGATCCTGGGGCAGTCCGGGCAGATCCTGTCGGCGATGCCGTTCCTCGCGCTGCTGCACGGCGTGGGCTGGCCGGGGGCGTTCGGGTCGGCGGCGGCCCTGAGCCTGCTGGGCGGCGTGCTGGCGGTCGCGGTGGTGCGGGACGCGCCGGCCGGCGCGCGGGTGCCCGCGCGCGACCCCGTCTCCGCGCGGGAGATCCTGCGGCAGCTCCGGGTCATCTGGCGGCGGCCGGGGACACGGCTCGGCTTCTTCGGGCACATGGTGACGCAGTTCCCGATGACGGTGTTCTCGCTGCTGTGGGGCGTGCCGTACCTGGTGTCGGCGCAGGGCCTCTCGTCCGGGGCGGCGAGCGCGCTGCTCACGCTGTTCGTGGTGTGCGCGATGGGGATAGGGCCGGTGCTCGGCGTGCTGACGACGCGGTGTCCCCGGCGGCGGTCGTGGCTGCTGCTCGGGGTGGCGGGCGCGGCGGCGAGCGCGTGGACGGCGGTGCTGGCGCTGCCGGGTCCCGCGCCGCTGTGGCTGCTCGTGGTGCTCGTGGTCGTGCTGTCGGCTGGCGGTCCCGGCTCGGTGGTCGGGTTCGACATCGCGCGGACGTCGAACCCGCCGCGGTCGTTCGCGGTGGCGCAGAGCATGGTGAACATCGGCGGGTTCAGCGCGTCGCTCGCGGTGCTGTTCCTGGTGGGCGTGGTCCTGGACGCGGCGGGCGGGTACACGTTCGACGCGTTCCGGCTGGCGTGGCTCGTGCAGTACCCGTTCTGGGCGCTGGCGGTGACGGGGGTCCTCGTGACGCGGCGGAAGGCGCGGCGCGTCCTGGCCGAGGAACGGGTCGTGGCGTCGGGCGGCGGTGCGGAGCCGGTGCGGGCCGCCGGGGACGCGCCGGCCCGTGCCTGA
- a CDS encoding aldo/keto reductase produces the protein MEQRAFSRSGQQVSVVGLGTWQLGADWGQVDEDDALAVLDAAVASGVAFLDTADVYGDGRSERLIARYRAAHPDAPLLVATKMGRRVAQDPANYHLDAFRAWTDRSRANLAVDTLDLVQLHCPPGEVIASDAVFDALDTLVAEGRVARYGVSVETCDQALAAIARPGTTSIQIILNPFRLKPVERVLPAAREAGVGIIARVPLASGLLSGRYTADTVFAADDHRTFNRHGEAFDQGETFSGVDWATGIEAAAEFAALAPAGATPAQTALRWIIQQPGVTTVIPGARSPEQARANAAAADLPPLPAATLDAVTGLYDRRIREQVHHRW, from the coding sequence GTGGAGCAGCGAGCATTCAGCAGATCGGGACAGCAGGTGTCCGTCGTCGGCCTCGGCACCTGGCAGCTCGGCGCCGACTGGGGACAGGTGGACGAGGACGACGCGCTCGCCGTCCTCGACGCGGCCGTCGCCTCGGGCGTCGCCTTCCTCGACACGGCCGACGTCTACGGCGACGGCCGCAGCGAGCGCCTCATCGCCCGCTACCGGGCCGCGCACCCCGACGCGCCCCTGCTGGTGGCCACCAAGATGGGCCGCCGCGTGGCGCAGGACCCGGCCAACTACCACCTCGACGCGTTCCGCGCCTGGACCGACCGCTCCCGCGCCAACCTGGCCGTGGACACCCTGGACCTGGTGCAGCTCCACTGCCCGCCCGGCGAGGTCATCGCCTCCGACGCGGTCTTCGACGCCCTCGACACGCTGGTCGCCGAGGGCCGCGTCGCCCGCTACGGCGTCAGCGTCGAGACCTGCGACCAGGCGCTCGCCGCGATCGCGCGCCCCGGCACCACCAGCATCCAGATCATCCTCAACCCGTTCCGCCTCAAGCCCGTCGAACGGGTGCTGCCCGCGGCCCGCGAGGCCGGCGTCGGCATCATCGCCCGCGTCCCCCTCGCCTCTGGCCTGCTCTCCGGCCGCTACACCGCCGACACCGTGTTCGCCGCCGACGACCACCGCACGTTCAACCGCCACGGTGAGGCGTTCGACCAGGGCGAGACGTTCTCCGGTGTCGACTGGGCGACCGGCATCGAGGCCGCGGCCGAGTTCGCCGCCCTCGCGCCGGCCGGTGCCACGCCCGCGCAGACGGCGCTGCGGTGGATCATCCAGCAGCCCGGCGTCACCACCGTCATCCCCGGCGCCCGTTCGCCCGAGCAGGCCCGGGCGAACGCGGCCGCCGCCGACCTGCCGCCCCTGCCCGCCGCCACGCTCGACGCCGTCACCGGTCTGTACGACCGGCGCATCCGCGAGCAGGTCCACCACCGCTGGTGA
- a CDS encoding SpoIIE family protein phosphatase: MDRPEGDIVPGADTASAVVDAHGVVRAWSPGAERLIGRPAREVVDRPAAPLLAQDVSALARRCLAERAAWHGRVALRHADGRAVTARLVAAPSVDGAGETRWLLTASPWQRVEEHLRLLEWAFDQSGNALSVYDTQGRIRWTNAVSLERMGVDRDVAIGRETEDLLSTGGSGVAPDAPFLTSSPHIAEAIRRVAEVARDAGRRGRRQRLEFSTADDPATPENITWAVDISPVRAPDGEVRGVFAASSDISDQVAARRRLALLKEAGDRLGSTLEVTRTAQELTDIVVPDLADFASVELLPQVTGGGEPPPSLSRGEIRLRRVAHQSLTEGIPEAVVARGDTYVHRADSTTVRCLTEGRAIMADSSDPDFDRWSGEDPERDAITERFGFHSAMIVPLRARGTVLGTALFLRNRAAPFVRDDLLLAEELCARAAVSIDNARRYARERGTALALQRSLLPQRLQGHAAVRVASRYRPAGSRAGGVGGDWFDVVPLSGTRVALVIGDVVGHGLHASATMGRLRTAVRTLADVDLPPDELLTHLDDLVSHLAEQAGAIDPAASSVGEIGATCLYAIYDPVSRRCVVASAGHPPPVIVAPDGTPVRIDVTPGPPLGVGGLPFEASEVELPEGSLVALATNGLLTPRDRAFDTGQHLLEEVLAGPSESLEDVCDAVMSALLPDKQTDDAALLVARTRALDAEHVATLDLAADPSVVARARKAAADQLVAWNLPDAAFITELVVSELVTNAIRHAAPPIQLRLIRGESSLICEVSDSSSTAPHLRRARTYDEGGRGLLLVAQLTQQWGTRQTATGKTIWAEQQLGGPVG; this comes from the coding sequence ATGGACCGACCCGAAGGCGACATCGTCCCCGGGGCCGACACGGCCTCGGCGGTGGTGGACGCCCACGGCGTCGTCCGGGCCTGGAGCCCGGGCGCCGAGCGGCTCATCGGCCGGCCGGCCCGCGAGGTCGTCGACCGGCCCGCCGCGCCGCTGCTCGCCCAGGACGTGTCCGCGCTCGCCCGCCGCTGCCTCGCCGAACGGGCCGCCTGGCACGGCCGGGTCGCCCTGCGTCACGCGGACGGCCGTGCCGTCACCGCCCGACTGGTCGCCGCCCCCTCCGTCGACGGCGCCGGCGAGACGCGCTGGCTGCTGACCGCCTCGCCATGGCAGCGCGTCGAGGAGCACCTCCGCCTCCTCGAATGGGCCTTCGACCAGTCGGGCAACGCCCTCAGCGTCTACGACACCCAGGGCCGCATCCGCTGGACCAACGCCGTCTCCCTCGAACGCATGGGCGTGGACCGCGACGTGGCGATCGGGCGCGAGACCGAGGACCTGCTGAGCACGGGAGGGTCGGGTGTCGCGCCCGACGCCCCCTTCCTCACCAGCAGCCCGCACATCGCCGAGGCCATCCGCCGCGTGGCCGAGGTCGCCCGCGACGCCGGCCGGCGAGGCCGCCGCCAGCGGCTCGAGTTCAGCACCGCCGACGACCCCGCCACCCCCGAGAACATCACCTGGGCCGTCGACATCTCCCCGGTCCGCGCCCCGGACGGCGAGGTCCGCGGTGTCTTCGCCGCCTCATCGGACATCAGCGACCAGGTCGCAGCCCGCCGCCGCCTCGCCCTCCTCAAGGAGGCCGGCGACCGCCTCGGCAGCACCCTGGAGGTCACCCGCACGGCCCAGGAGCTCACCGACATCGTCGTGCCCGACCTCGCCGACTTCGCGAGCGTCGAACTGCTCCCGCAGGTCACCGGCGGCGGCGAGCCGCCACCGTCCCTCTCCCGCGGCGAGATCCGGCTGCGCCGCGTCGCCCACCAGTCCCTCACCGAGGGCATCCCCGAGGCCGTCGTCGCCCGCGGCGACACCTACGTCCACCGGGCCGACTCGACGACCGTCCGCTGCCTCACCGAGGGCCGCGCCATCATGGCCGACAGCAGCGACCCCGACTTCGACCGCTGGTCCGGCGAGGACCCCGAGCGCGACGCGATCACCGAACGGTTCGGCTTCCACTCCGCGATGATCGTGCCGCTGCGCGCCCGCGGCACGGTCCTCGGCACCGCCCTCTTCCTGCGCAACCGCGCCGCTCCCTTCGTGCGCGACGACCTCCTGCTGGCCGAGGAGCTGTGCGCCCGCGCCGCCGTCAGCATCGACAACGCCCGCCGGTACGCCCGCGAGCGCGGCACGGCCCTCGCCCTCCAGCGCAGCCTGCTGCCCCAGCGGCTCCAGGGCCACGCCGCCGTCCGCGTCGCGTCCCGCTACCGGCCGGCCGGCAGCCGCGCCGGCGGGGTCGGCGGCGACTGGTTCGACGTCGTCCCGCTGTCCGGCACCCGGGTCGCCCTCGTCATCGGCGACGTCGTCGGCCACGGGCTGCACGCCTCCGCCACCATGGGCCGGCTGCGCACCGCCGTCCGCACCCTCGCCGACGTGGACCTGCCGCCCGACGAGCTGCTCACCCACCTCGACGACCTCGTCTCCCACCTCGCCGAACAGGCCGGCGCCATCGACCCGGCCGCGAGCTCGGTCGGCGAGATCGGCGCGACCTGCCTGTACGCCATCTACGACCCGGTCTCCCGGCGCTGCGTCGTCGCCAGCGCGGGCCATCCGCCGCCCGTGATCGTCGCCCCGGACGGCACCCCCGTGCGCATCGACGTCACGCCCGGCCCGCCGCTCGGCGTCGGCGGCCTGCCGTTCGAGGCCAGCGAGGTCGAACTGCCCGAGGGCAGCCTCGTCGCCCTCGCCACCAACGGCCTCCTCACCCCCCGCGACCGCGCCTTCGACACCGGGCAGCACCTGCTGGAGGAGGTGCTCGCGGGGCCTTCCGAATCCCTGGAGGACGTCTGCGACGCGGTGATGAGCGCCCTGCTCCCCGACAAGCAGACCGACGACGCCGCCCTCCTGGTGGCCCGCACCCGCGCCCTCGACGCGGAACACGTCGCCACCCTCGATCTGGCCGCCGACCCGTCCGTCGTCGCCCGCGCCCGCAAGGCCGCCGCCGACCAGCTCGTCGCGTGGAACCTGCCCGACGCCGCGTTCATCACCGAACTCGTCGTCAGCGAACTCGTCACCAACGCCATCCGGCACGCCGCGCCCCCCATCCAGCTCCGCCTGATCCGCGGCGAGTCGTCCCTCATCTGCGAGGTCTCCGACAGCAGCAGCACCGCCCCCCACCTGCGGCGCGCCCGCACCTACGACGAGGGCGGCCGGGGTCTGCTGCTCGTCGCCCAGCTCACGCAGCAGTGGGGCACGCGCCAGACGGCCACGGGCAAGACGATCTGGGCGGAGCAGCAGCTCGGCGGCCCGGTCGGCTGA
- a CDS encoding DUF305 domain-containing protein — protein MTAHRSPQRRAARFAAGAALVLLTACGGGDGAPAADATLDAAGGPEPRHNAADAAFLRAMIPLHREAVELAGLAPGRAATTDVDDLAGRVVATQEPEIATMTDWLADWDEPAPDPGAPGDDAVDELSATDGEAFDAAFLTLMIDRHETAVDLAGTELSGGVHEPARELAEAVITTRTAEIGAMTALLNDITG, from the coding sequence ATGACCGCACACCGCTCCCCCCAACGCCGTGCCGCCCGGTTCGCGGCCGGTGCCGCCCTCGTCCTGCTCACGGCCTGCGGCGGCGGTGACGGCGCCCCCGCAGCCGACGCCACCCTCGACGCCGCCGGCGGCCCCGAGCCCCGGCACAACGCGGCCGACGCCGCGTTCCTCCGCGCGATGATCCCGCTGCACCGGGAGGCCGTGGAGCTGGCCGGGCTGGCCCCCGGCCGCGCCGCCACCACCGACGTGGACGACCTGGCGGGCAGGGTCGTCGCCACCCAGGAACCCGAGATCGCCACGATGACCGACTGGCTCGCCGACTGGGACGAACCCGCCCCCGACCCCGGCGCACCGGGCGACGACGCGGTCGACGAACTGAGCGCCACGGACGGCGAGGCGTTCGACGCCGCCTTCCTCACCCTCATGATCGACCGGCACGAGACGGCCGTGGACCTCGCCGGCACCGAACTGTCCGGGGGCGTCCACGAACCCGCCCGCGAGCTGGCCGAGGCCGTCATCACCACCAGGACCGCCGAGATCGGCGCGATGACCGCGCTGCTGAACGACATCACGGGCTGA
- a CDS encoding MarR family winged helix-turn-helix transcriptional regulator: MAADGGERAGLGTDEAVRAMLLHMPRVIGRLKRTPLPERLRSARLAPRHLSLLAYLLFDGPMGVGELAERLEVAPTTVSLMVSDLSRQGVLDRRADPADRRRAIVALTEEPATREAIERWLANGSAAWRKAFEPLTPAERALFVRTMQTYEDEAARGDLPGA; the protein is encoded by the coding sequence ATGGCGGCGGACGGCGGGGAGCGGGCGGGTCTCGGCACCGACGAGGCGGTGCGGGCGATGCTGCTGCACATGCCGCGGGTGATCGGGCGGCTGAAGCGGACGCCGCTGCCGGAGCGGCTGCGGTCGGCCCGGCTCGCGCCGCGCCACCTGTCGCTGCTGGCGTATCTGCTGTTCGACGGGCCGATGGGGGTCGGGGAGCTGGCGGAGCGCCTCGAGGTCGCGCCGACGACGGTGAGCCTCATGGTGAGCGACCTCAGCCGGCAGGGCGTCCTGGACCGGCGCGCCGACCCGGCGGACCGGCGGCGGGCCATCGTCGCGCTCACGGAGGAGCCGGCGACGCGGGAGGCCATCGAGCGGTGGCTCGCGAACGGCTCCGCGGCCTGGCGCAAGGCGTTCGAGCCGCTGACGCCCGCGGAGCGCGCCCTGTTCGTGCGGACGATGCAGACGTACGAGGACGAGGCGGCGCGGGGCGACCTCCCTGGCGCCTGA
- a CDS encoding AAA family ATPase, translating into MSDKLFTWVDVDDRLAGAAVDGQWPRWLLEADAWWDGLELTVLPGTGSDTVRDWLDGQFGLGSTTGSPEEPELALDRPPSLLPHGLPIRLVEAESIDVAARRPRLSARRVTSALADVLPRPAPAQFADNTQLIAFHSFKGGVGRTLHAVALADLLASQGQRVLLIDADLEAPGITWMYQAQGGRCDIAYEDVLALLHASQDGDPTQAVEIAAGYLPNQRVSHYPGTGRVTVLPASRRTALGPPRISPADLLTEDRSPYFLTEAITALAVAADADTVVMDLRAGASELAAPVLLDPRVTRVFVTTVSSQSLQGTEAMIRQLGAQSPAVAGADPTPGAIITQYRLDVHDGHADAARRSLSAALSSTIALAEADDSAPDDLAVDEQVLTEPSLSPFREELLALPQGWDAVVDVIRRCGLPQTVAEFAPSREFDTGALAEEPSSLDARRRQLQEAAGRLVFAERRGMDEGLGFLTTEPVRRLIADHSTDLPVVIVTGAKGSGKTFSFMRMCAAGSWETFARENGQDVERSATIVPVLDPANIAEPRTGTLSPQDLRDRAAHDGRGATAEGIKDLLSAALRDARADDPEFWRSRWLESLAWAAGAEKGEPATEFLVRKGLDGPSDLPARLFVLDGLEDWLESLDTEPKRVCLRTLLIDVPAWLRRLRNRRFGLVVFVRQDLVRAAIKQNLGQFLDRYSPYELRWETEDALRLALWVAAGSEAVPEPRTPIADMVYDEIVEALTPLWGAKLGTDRSREAWTERWVPAALADFNGQIQARDVVRFICEAAAASIGDGRWSDRLLTPSAMRRALGECSRAKVDEIRQENPRLGRLLRHMATYADSVKMPFETADLGLGTDDVDALRQWGALSRDTDGRYRMPEIYRHALGFRTQGRARVVRL; encoded by the coding sequence ATGTCCGACAAGCTCTTCACCTGGGTGGACGTGGACGACCGGCTGGCAGGCGCGGCCGTCGACGGCCAATGGCCCCGGTGGCTGCTTGAAGCCGACGCGTGGTGGGACGGCCTGGAGCTCACCGTCCTGCCGGGTACCGGGAGCGACACGGTGCGCGACTGGCTCGACGGTCAGTTCGGCCTCGGATCGACCACTGGTTCCCCGGAGGAACCCGAACTGGCGTTGGACCGCCCACCATCTCTCCTTCCCCATGGACTGCCCATCCGTCTCGTCGAAGCGGAGTCCATCGATGTGGCTGCGCGCCGGCCGAGGCTCAGTGCACGGCGTGTCACCTCCGCACTCGCCGATGTCCTCCCCCGCCCGGCACCGGCGCAGTTCGCGGACAACACTCAACTGATCGCCTTCCATTCCTTCAAGGGCGGCGTGGGCCGGACCCTGCATGCCGTCGCACTGGCCGATCTCCTCGCCTCCCAGGGGCAGCGCGTGCTGCTGATCGACGCCGATCTGGAGGCGCCCGGGATCACGTGGATGTATCAGGCGCAGGGTGGACGCTGCGACATCGCGTACGAGGATGTGCTGGCTCTGCTGCATGCGTCGCAGGATGGTGATCCGACGCAGGCGGTCGAGATCGCCGCCGGTTACCTGCCCAACCAACGGGTGTCGCACTACCCGGGGACAGGCCGCGTGACGGTACTGCCGGCGAGCCGGCGGACGGCTCTCGGGCCGCCCCGCATCAGTCCGGCCGATCTGCTGACCGAGGACCGGTCCCCGTACTTCCTCACCGAGGCCATCACAGCGCTCGCCGTCGCCGCCGATGCCGACACCGTCGTCATGGATCTGCGGGCCGGGGCCTCCGAACTGGCGGCGCCCGTGCTGCTCGACCCACGAGTGACGAGAGTTTTCGTCACCACGGTCAGCAGTCAGTCCCTCCAGGGCACCGAGGCGATGATCCGGCAGTTGGGTGCCCAGTCCCCGGCTGTCGCCGGAGCCGATCCTACCCCCGGTGCGATCATCACCCAGTACCGGCTCGACGTCCATGACGGTCATGCGGACGCGGCGCGGCGAAGCCTGTCCGCAGCGCTCTCCTCCACTATCGCCCTGGCCGAAGCCGACGACTCCGCTCCCGACGATCTGGCGGTCGATGAGCAGGTACTGACGGAGCCCTCGCTGAGTCCATTCCGTGAGGAACTGCTGGCGCTCCCGCAGGGCTGGGACGCAGTGGTGGACGTGATCCGGCGCTGCGGCCTGCCGCAGACGGTGGCCGAGTTCGCGCCGAGCCGCGAGTTCGACACCGGGGCACTCGCGGAAGAACCGTCCTCCCTGGACGCGCGGCGACGGCAGCTGCAGGAGGCGGCGGGCCGTCTGGTCTTTGCCGAGCGACGCGGGATGGACGAGGGGCTCGGCTTCCTCACCACCGAGCCGGTGCGTCGGCTCATCGCCGATCACAGCACCGATCTTCCCGTGGTGATCGTCACCGGCGCGAAAGGCTCCGGCAAAACGTTCTCCTTCATGCGGATGTGCGCGGCCGGTTCCTGGGAGACTTTCGCACGGGAGAACGGTCAGGACGTCGAGCGGTCCGCCACGATCGTTCCGGTGCTCGACCCGGCCAATATCGCCGAACCCAGGACTGGCACCCTGTCCCCCCAGGATCTGCGCGATCGCGCGGCGCACGACGGACGGGGAGCCACGGCGGAGGGAATCAAGGACCTCCTCAGTGCCGCCCTCCGTGACGCACGGGCCGACGATCCGGAGTTCTGGCGATCCCGCTGGCTGGAGTCCCTCGCCTGGGCAGCGGGCGCCGAAAAGGGTGAGCCGGCCACGGAGTTCCTCGTGCGAAAGGGCCTGGACGGCCCTTCGGACCTCCCAGCGCGCCTCTTCGTCCTGGACGGCCTTGAGGATTGGCTGGAGTCACTGGATACGGAACCCAAGCGCGTCTGCCTGCGGACCCTGCTCATCGATGTCCCGGCATGGCTGCGACGGCTCCGGAACCGCCGCTTCGGTCTCGTGGTCTTCGTTCGACAGGACCTGGTGCGCGCGGCCATCAAGCAGAATCTCGGCCAGTTCCTCGATCGCTACTCCCCCTACGAGCTGCGCTGGGAGACCGAGGACGCACTGCGTCTCGCCCTGTGGGTCGCGGCGGGTTCCGAGGCGGTGCCGGAACCAAGAACCCCGATCGCGGACATGGTCTATGACGAGATCGTCGAGGCGCTCACCCCGCTATGGGGCGCGAAGCTGGGTACGGATCGGTCACGCGAGGCATGGACGGAGCGTTGGGTTCCCGCGGCGCTCGCGGACTTCAACGGACAGATCCAGGCCCGTGACGTCGTCCGGTTCATCTGCGAGGCAGCCGCGGCATCGATCGGAGACGGCCGTTGGTCGGACAGATTGCTGACCCCATCCGCCATGCGGCGGGCGCTGGGTGAGTGCAGTCGGGCGAAGGTGGACGAGATCCGCCAGGAGAATCCCCGTCTCGGACGACTGCTGCGGCACATGGCGACCTACGCCGACTCCGTGAAGATGCCGTTCGAGACGGCTGATCTGGGGCTGGGGACCGACGATGTGGATGCTCTCCGGCAATGGGGAGCCCTGAGCAGGGACACAGACGGCCGCTATCGCATGCCTGAGATCTATCGGCACGCGCTGGGCTTCCGCACCCAGGGCAGGGCACGTGTAGTACGCCTCTGA
- a CDS encoding DUF6278 family protein gives MNIPFLDNWRKHSTTTAVRASWPDPEGVAQLLSECELLRDRAQREGVVLGDTPVSLEALDQLLPRWRDDPEELPWLGNDAGLYLGTVLVRTVPGARWEPGPDGRPVVVMASGREIDVVSAGQDWADTGSPELSQVYAEIAGD, from the coding sequence ATGAACATCCCTTTCCTGGACAACTGGCGCAAGCACTCCACCACCACGGCCGTGCGTGCTTCCTGGCCGGACCCCGAAGGGGTTGCTCAGCTGCTCTCCGAGTGCGAGCTGCTGCGCGACCGCGCGCAGCGCGAGGGCGTGGTCCTCGGGGACACGCCGGTGTCCCTGGAGGCGCTCGACCAGTTGCTGCCGCGCTGGCGCGACGACCCGGAGGAACTCCCCTGGCTCGGCAACGACGCGGGGCTCTACCTGGGCACGGTGCTGGTGCGCACGGTGCCGGGCGCCCGCTGGGAGCCGGGTCCTGACGGCAGACCGGTCGTGGTGATGGCGTCGGGCCGCGAGATCGACGTCGTGTCGGCCGGCCAGGACTGGGCCGACACGGGCTCGCCCGAACTCTCGCAGGTTTACGCGGAGATCGCCGGCGACTGA